In one Aeromicrobium wangtongii genomic region, the following are encoded:
- the hglS gene encoding 2-oxoadipate dioxygenase/decarboxylase gives MSPDGDAVTPTRLRTDLARSLSQLYGTEVPAYTTLVEVSEQVNRDVLAADPDAERLGSIERVTAERHGAIRLGTPQELAQVARIFGACGMYPVGFYDLRDATPAIPVVSTAFRPLDRDELAQNPFRVFTSLLVVDDRRFFDARLEAELTEFLAARTLFPGELLELADLMEQQHRLTAEQGERFIELATAAFALSPEPVDRAWYSRLEEVSSVAADIGGVASTHINHLTPRVLDIDELYRRMGERGIEMIDRIQGPPRTDQPDVLLRQTSFRALAEPRRFREPDGSIVVDSLRVRFGEVEQRGVALTPTGRQAYDDHGIAALPDTDEQLDALDLAYYTRDEAGGLRPIVYEDFLPKSAAGIFASNLTGEGRSNAGERSARRDAPWMRDVLGRELHDPYDLYAAERSAGRGD, from the coding sequence GTGAGCCCCGACGGGGATGCCGTCACGCCGACCAGGCTGCGTACGGACCTCGCCCGGTCCCTCTCGCAGCTCTACGGCACGGAGGTCCCGGCCTACACGACCCTCGTCGAGGTGTCGGAGCAGGTCAACCGCGACGTCCTGGCAGCGGATCCTGATGCCGAGCGGCTCGGATCGATCGAGCGGGTGACGGCCGAGCGGCACGGCGCGATCCGGCTCGGGACGCCGCAGGAGCTGGCGCAGGTGGCCCGCATCTTCGGTGCCTGCGGCATGTACCCGGTCGGTTTCTACGATCTGCGCGATGCGACGCCGGCGATTCCCGTCGTCTCGACGGCGTTCCGTCCGCTGGATCGTGACGAGCTCGCCCAGAACCCGTTCCGGGTGTTCACCTCGTTGCTGGTCGTCGACGACCGGCGGTTCTTCGACGCCCGGCTCGAGGCCGAGCTCACCGAGTTCCTGGCCGCGCGAACACTCTTTCCCGGTGAGCTGCTCGAGCTCGCTGATCTCATGGAGCAGCAGCACCGGCTCACCGCGGAGCAGGGCGAGCGCTTCATCGAGCTCGCCACCGCGGCCTTCGCGTTGTCGCCCGAGCCCGTCGACCGCGCCTGGTACTCCCGGCTCGAGGAGGTCTCGAGCGTCGCGGCCGACATCGGTGGCGTCGCCTCGACGCACATCAACCACCTGACCCCGCGGGTGCTGGACATCGACGAGCTGTACCGCCGGATGGGGGAGCGCGGCATCGAGATGATCGACCGCATCCAGGGGCCGCCCCGCACGGACCAACCGGATGTCCTGCTGCGGCAGACGTCCTTCCGGGCGCTGGCCGAACCGCGCCGGTTCCGCGAGCCGGACGGCAGCATCGTCGTGGACTCGTTGCGGGTGCGCTTCGGCGAGGTCGAGCAGCGCGGTGTCGCGCTGACGCCCACCGGTCGTCAGGCGTACGACGACCACGGGATCGCCGCGCTGCCGGACACCGACGAGCAGCTCGACGCCCTGGACCTGGCCTACTACACCCGCGACGAGGCGGGCGGCCTGCGGCCGATCGTGTACGAGGACTTCCTGCCCAAGTCCGCGGCCGGCATCTTCGCGTCGAACCTGACCGGCGAGGGCCGCTCGAACGCCGGCGAACGGTCAGCGCGCCGCGATGCGCCCTGGATGCGGGACGTGCTCGGCCGCGAGCTGCACGACCCGTACGACCTGTACGCCGCCGAGCGCTCGGCAGGTCGAGGGGATTGA
- the amaB gene encoding L-piperidine-6-carboxylate dehydrogenase: MTDIAVRTLQILDRLGVGDPFEPGGELVSRSPIDGSELGRLRPHSPAEAAEVIGRAHAAFEQWRVVPAPVRGQFVRELGGLLREHKDDLGALVSIEAGKIVSEGLGEVQEMIDICDLALGLSRQLHGLTIATERPGHRMMEQWHPLGVVGVISAFNFPVAVWSWNAALAFVCGDAVVWKPSEKTVLTALACQALATEAARRAGVPEGLSAVLVGDRAVGEVLVDDPRVQLVSATGSTRMGKEVAPRVAARLGRSLLELGGNNAAIIAPSADLDLAVRGIVFSAVGTAGQRCTSLRRIIVHESIKDDLVARLTAAYETLSIGSPLEASTLVGPLIDQPAFEAFGAAVAQAEADGGKLVTGGEQVDVEGGGFYVRPAIVDMPAQTDVVKAETFAPVLYVLTYRDFTDALTLHNDVAQGLSSAIFTLDVREAELFMSVVGSDCGIANVNIGTSGAEIGGAFGGEKETGGGRESGSDAWRSYMRRSTNTINYSTELPLAQGVEFG, translated from the coding sequence ATGACCGACATCGCAGTGCGCACGTTGCAGATCCTCGACCGGCTGGGGGTCGGCGATCCCTTCGAGCCCGGCGGCGAGCTCGTGAGCCGTTCGCCGATCGACGGCAGCGAGCTGGGACGGCTCCGTCCGCACTCGCCGGCCGAGGCCGCGGAGGTCATCGGCCGGGCCCACGCCGCGTTCGAGCAGTGGCGCGTCGTCCCGGCCCCGGTGCGGGGCCAGTTCGTGCGCGAGCTGGGCGGTCTGCTGCGCGAGCACAAGGACGATCTCGGCGCGCTGGTGTCGATCGAGGCCGGGAAGATCGTGTCCGAGGGACTCGGCGAGGTCCAGGAGATGATCGACATCTGCGACCTGGCGCTCGGGCTGTCGCGTCAGCTCCACGGCCTCACGATCGCCACCGAGCGCCCGGGTCACCGGATGATGGAGCAGTGGCACCCGCTCGGCGTCGTGGGTGTCATCTCGGCGTTCAACTTCCCGGTGGCGGTGTGGTCGTGGAATGCCGCGCTCGCCTTCGTCTGCGGCGATGCGGTCGTGTGGAAGCCGTCGGAGAAGACGGTCCTGACGGCTCTGGCCTGTCAGGCGCTGGCCACCGAGGCGGCCCGCAGGGCAGGCGTCCCCGAGGGCCTGTCGGCGGTCCTGGTCGGCGACCGCGCCGTGGGCGAGGTGCTGGTCGACGACCCACGGGTCCAGCTGGTGTCGGCCACCGGGTCGACCCGGATGGGCAAGGAGGTCGCACCACGAGTCGCCGCCCGGCTGGGGCGGAGCCTGCTGGAGCTCGGTGGCAACAATGCCGCGATCATCGCGCCCTCGGCGGATCTGGACCTCGCGGTGCGCGGCATCGTGTTCTCCGCGGTCGGGACGGCCGGTCAGCGGTGCACGAGCCTGCGCCGCATCATCGTCCACGAGTCCATCAAGGACGATCTGGTGGCGCGGCTGACCGCAGCGTACGAGACGTTGTCGATCGGGTCGCCGCTGGAGGCCTCGACCCTGGTCGGACCGCTGATCGACCAGCCGGCGTTCGAGGCCTTCGGCGCGGCCGTCGCCCAGGCCGAGGCCGACGGCGGGAAGCTGGTGACCGGCGGCGAGCAGGTCGACGTCGAGGGCGGCGGGTTCTACGTCCGGCCGGCGATCGTCGACATGCCCGCGCAGACCGATGTCGTCAAGGCCGAGACCTTCGCGCCGGTCCTGTACGTGCTGACCTACCGCGACTTCACCGACGCCCTGACGCTGCACAACGATGTCGCCCAGGGGCTGTCGTCGGCCATCTTCACCCTCGACGTCCGCGAGGCCGAGCTGTTCATGTCGGTCGTCGGCTCGGACTGCGGCATCGCCAACGTCAACATCGGCACCTCCGGCGCGGAGATCGGTGGTGCCTTCGGTGGCGAGAAGGAGACCGGCGGTGGACGCGAGTCCGGATCGGACGCGTGGCGCTCCTACATGCGCCGCTCGACGAACACGATCAACTACTCCACCGAGCTGCCGCTGGCACAAGGCGTGGAGTTCGGGTGA
- the gluQRS gene encoding tRNA glutamyl-Q(34) synthetase GluQRS gives MSSGRFAPSPSGDLHIGNLRTALLAWLCARRTGRDFVIRVEDLDRVREGAEARQLADLAAIGLDWDGPVVRQSERARFYDAALASLAGRGLVFECFCTRREILEAPSAPHAPPGSYPGTCRDLTEAEREARRQDRPAALRLRSDVATFTVQDALHGTYEGVVDDFVLRRGDGAVAYNLAVVVDDAQQGIDQVVRGDDLLSSAPRQAYLASLLGSTPPSYVHVPLALNTEGKRLAKRDGAVTLAELGPQTFGLIVASLGMHGSSPRELLETFEIEQIPRDPWIFVPPA, from the coding sequence GTGAGCTCGGGCCGGTTCGCGCCGTCCCCCTCCGGCGACCTGCACATCGGCAACCTGCGCACCGCCCTGCTCGCCTGGCTGTGCGCGCGTCGCACGGGGCGGGACTTCGTCATCCGGGTCGAGGACCTCGACCGGGTGCGCGAGGGAGCGGAGGCCCGCCAGCTCGCGGACCTGGCCGCGATCGGGCTGGACTGGGACGGCCCCGTCGTCCGGCAGTCCGAGCGCGCCCGGTTCTACGACGCGGCGCTCGCCTCGCTGGCCGGGCGCGGCCTGGTCTTCGAGTGCTTCTGCACCCGCCGCGAGATCCTCGAGGCGCCATCGGCCCCCCACGCGCCACCCGGCTCGTACCCGGGGACGTGCCGCGACCTGACCGAGGCAGAGCGGGAGGCGCGGCGCCAGGACCGTCCCGCTGCGCTGCGGCTGCGCTCGGACGTGGCCACGTTCACGGTCCAGGACGCCCTGCACGGCACGTACGAGGGTGTGGTGGACGACTTCGTGCTGCGCCGCGGTGACGGCGCCGTGGCGTACAACCTGGCCGTCGTCGTCGACGACGCCCAGCAGGGCATCGACCAGGTGGTGCGCGGCGACGACCTGCTGAGCTCGGCCCCTCGCCAGGCGTACCTGGCGTCGTTGCTGGGTTCCACCCCACCGTCCTACGTCCACGTGCCCCTCGCGCTGAACACCGAGGGCAAGCGGCTGGCCAAACGCGACGGCGCAGTGACCCTGGCCGAGCTGGGCCCGCAGACGTTCGGGCTCATCGTGGCATCCCTGGGCATGCACGGCAGCAGCCCTCGCGAGCTGCTGGAGACCTTCGAGATCGAGCAGATCCCCCGCGATCCCTGGATCTTCGTCCCCCCGGCCTGA
- a CDS encoding histidine phosphatase family protein yields MDHNLWIGAVRHGESTANIAARDAARDGLDLIEITEREADVPLSDLGRRQAESLGRRLARMPGSERPELVLASPFLRARETAEIATSGLEVPMRIDERLRDRDLGILDLHTVEGIRAEFPQEAERRRHHGKFYYRPPGGESWTDVALRLRMVLREIEQDLPAQRVLVVAHDVVVALVRYVLEDLDEHVLMEEAKKMPVSNASLSSWIKDDHGWHRERFNDVTHLEGDDSTRPTAEEPVA; encoded by the coding sequence ATGGATCACAACCTGTGGATCGGTGCGGTACGGCACGGCGAGAGCACCGCGAACATCGCAGCCAGGGATGCGGCCCGGGACGGGCTCGATCTCATCGAGATCACCGAGCGGGAGGCGGATGTGCCATTGTCCGATCTCGGCCGGCGCCAGGCCGAGAGCCTCGGCCGACGGCTCGCACGGATGCCCGGGTCCGAGCGGCCCGAGCTGGTGCTGGCCTCGCCGTTCCTGCGCGCCCGCGAGACCGCCGAGATCGCCACCAGCGGTCTGGAGGTGCCGATGCGCATCGACGAACGGCTGCGCGACCGCGACCTGGGCATCCTGGACCTGCACACCGTCGAGGGCATCCGGGCGGAGTTCCCGCAGGAGGCCGAGCGCCGCAGGCACCACGGCAAGTTCTACTACCGGCCGCCGGGCGGCGAGTCGTGGACCGATGTGGCGTTGCGGCTGCGCATGGTCCTGCGCGAGATCGAGCAGGACCTCCCCGCCCAGCGGGTCCTGGTCGTCGCGCACGACGTCGTCGTCGCGCTGGTCCGCTACGTCCTGGAGGACCTGGACGAGCACGTCCTGATGGAGGAGGCCAAGAAGATGCCGGTCAGCAATGCCTCGCTGAGCAGCTGGATCAAGGACGACCACGGGTGGCACCGGGAGAGGTTCAACGACGTGACACATCTCGAGGGTGATGACAGCACCCGTCCCACCGCAGAGGAGCCGGTCGCGTGA
- a CDS encoding GNAT family N-acetyltransferase produces MTVTRAELSDIDQAAGLFADYREFYGAPHDVPAAATFLAARLDRDESIVLLARDGERAIGFAQVYPSFSSTRLAPIWVLNDLFVAEHARGSGAADELLDSVLRLAGEAGAISVELSTAHSNTRAQAVYERHGYQLDRTYRSYSKPTEPVLPVRDGHARGLDT; encoded by the coding sequence GTGACCGTCACCCGCGCCGAGCTGAGCGACATCGACCAGGCCGCCGGACTGTTCGCCGACTACCGCGAGTTCTACGGCGCGCCCCACGACGTGCCGGCCGCCGCGACGTTCCTGGCCGCTCGGCTGGACCGCGACGAGTCGATCGTCCTGCTGGCGCGCGACGGAGAGCGCGCGATCGGGTTCGCGCAGGTGTATCCGTCGTTCTCGTCGACGCGCCTGGCCCCGATCTGGGTGCTGAACGACCTGTTCGTCGCCGAGCACGCCCGCGGGTCGGGCGCCGCCGACGAGCTGCTGGACTCCGTCCTGCGCCTCGCCGGCGAGGCGGGTGCGATCTCGGTCGAGCTCAGCACGGCCCACTCCAACACCCGCGCCCAAGCGGTCTACGAGCGCCACGGCTACCAGCTGGACCGGACGTACCGCTCGTACTCCAAGCCCACCGAGCCGGTGCTCCCCGTCCGTGATGGCCACGCCCGAGGTCTCGACACGTGA
- a CDS encoding SGNH/GDSL hydrolase family protein, with protein MLRSLALSTAAVMLSSFALALPAHAAEPAAPGAGPRIAVIGDSITSWYRDEPGSVSQGWWSMMGRDLGASVTILAEGGSGMNVRGNNCHGTTFGQRLKELTPVDFVVIEGGRNDMFGCNSRGQKTTLSRATQKKGIRTFMTRLAARTDALGIPRSHVLVISPWGKSDRKHGKAIQGYMRLFSNRKHNGFTYVQTWTLPNHMTMDTKHPNRAGSAYLSTVVQRTIRSLS; from the coding sequence ATGCTCCGCTCCCTTGCCCTGTCGACCGCGGCCGTGATGCTGTCGTCCTTCGCCCTCGCACTGCCCGCTCACGCCGCGGAGCCCGCCGCTCCCGGGGCCGGGCCGCGGATCGCCGTGATCGGCGACTCGATCACCTCGTGGTACCGGGACGAGCCGGGCAGCGTCTCCCAGGGCTGGTGGTCGATGATGGGCCGCGATCTCGGGGCCTCGGTCACGATCCTCGCCGAAGGCGGCTCGGGCATGAACGTGCGCGGCAACAACTGCCACGGCACGACCTTCGGCCAGCGGCTGAAGGAACTGACCCCCGTCGACTTCGTCGTCATCGAGGGCGGCCGCAACGACATGTTCGGCTGCAACAGCCGTGGCCAGAAGACCACCCTCTCGCGGGCGACGCAGAAGAAGGGCATCCGAACCTTCATGACCCGGCTCGCGGCCCGCACCGATGCGCTGGGCATCCCGCGCAGCCACGTGCTGGTCATCTCGCCGTGGGGCAAGTCCGACCGCAAGCACGGCAAGGCGATCCAGGGCTACATGCGGCTGTTCTCCAACCGCAAGCACAACGGCTTCACGTACGTCCAGACCTGGACGCTGCCCAACCACATGACGATGGACACCAAGCACCCCAACCGCGCGGGCAGTGCCTACCTGTCGACCGTCGTCCAGAGGACCATCCGCTCGCTGTCGTGA
- a CDS encoding ABC transporter permease has protein sequence MRWVQDNTDKIGDLLLSHLWLSIVPIVLGFAIALPIGWFASRHPRAKGLLLSIAGVLYTIPSLAFFLILPGIIGTGFLSPLNVVVALTVYAVAIMVRSATDAFESVSPAVLDAATAAGFAPAGRAFLVELPLAGPVLLAGLRVVAVSTVSLVSVGALIGVNNLGSLFTEGYRTDNDAEILTGVVAIVAIALLLDALIVLAGRILLPWNRGARTRSRHPASPSVSFVQRLRGART, from the coding sequence ATGAGGTGGGTCCAGGACAACACCGACAAGATCGGCGACCTGCTGCTCAGCCACCTGTGGCTCAGCATCGTGCCGATCGTGCTCGGGTTCGCGATCGCGCTGCCGATCGGCTGGTTCGCCAGCCGGCACCCGCGGGCGAAGGGTTTGCTGTTGTCGATCGCCGGCGTGCTCTACACGATCCCGTCGCTCGCGTTCTTCCTGATCCTGCCCGGCATCATCGGAACGGGCTTCCTGTCGCCGCTGAACGTCGTCGTCGCGCTGACGGTCTACGCCGTGGCCATCATGGTGCGATCGGCCACGGACGCCTTCGAGTCCGTGTCGCCCGCCGTCCTCGACGCGGCGACGGCGGCGGGTTTCGCGCCCGCCGGACGCGCCTTCCTGGTGGAGCTGCCACTGGCCGGTCCCGTCCTGCTGGCCGGACTGCGGGTCGTGGCCGTCAGCACCGTGAGCCTGGTCAGCGTCGGCGCGCTGATCGGCGTCAACAACCTCGGCTCGCTGTTCACCGAGGGCTACCGCACCGACAACGACGCCGAGATCCTGACCGGTGTCGTCGCGATCGTCGCCATCGCCCTGCTGCTGGACGCGCTGATCGTCCTGGCCGGTCGGATCCTGCTGCCCTGGAACCGCGGCGCGCGCACGCGGTCGCGGCACCCGGCCTCCCCATCGGTGTCGTTCGTCCAGCGCCTGCGAGGTGCCCGCACATGA
- a CDS encoding MBL fold metallo-hydrolase encodes MITMDAAPGVHCVTSAGTNLYVVPDDGAVTLVDAGLPRMWAETTQLLRSLGHTWHDVAGIVLTHGHFDHIGILARAAAEHGVPAWVHPGDRRIVQHPYRYHPGRPRLLYPLRYPRSVPHLTSMVAAGALRVRGAEAVYSFADGDALDLPGAPTVIATPGHTDGHCAIRMPSRDVIFTGDALVTLDPYTGRTGPRIVAQAGTQDAAVAKVSLRQIGAVEARFVAPGHGQVWRRGAAEAAAVAEAAPLP; translated from the coding sequence ATGATCACGATGGATGCCGCGCCGGGGGTGCACTGCGTGACATCGGCCGGAACGAACCTGTACGTCGTGCCGGACGACGGCGCGGTGACGCTGGTCGATGCGGGGTTGCCCCGCATGTGGGCCGAGACGACCCAGCTGCTGCGTTCCCTCGGGCACACCTGGCACGACGTCGCCGGGATCGTCCTGACGCACGGGCACTTCGACCACATCGGCATCCTGGCCAGGGCCGCCGCCGAGCACGGTGTCCCGGCCTGGGTGCACCCGGGGGACCGGCGCATCGTGCAGCATCCGTACCGCTACCACCCGGGACGTCCGCGGCTGCTGTACCCGCTGCGGTACCCGCGCTCCGTGCCGCACCTGACGTCGATGGTCGCGGCCGGGGCGCTGCGGGTGCGGGGTGCCGAAGCGGTGTACTCGTTCGCCGACGGCGACGCGCTGGACCTGCCCGGGGCGCCCACCGTCATCGCGACCCCGGGCCACACCGACGGGCACTGCGCGATCCGGATGCCTTCGCGGGACGTCATCTTCACCGGTGACGCCCTGGTCACGCTGGACCCCTACACGGGTCGTACCGGTCCGCGGATCGTGGCGCAGGCCGGGACCCAGGACGCGGCGGTGGCGAAGGTGTCCCTGCGGCAGATCGGTGCGGTCGAGGCCCGTTTCGTCGCCCCGGGACACGGCCAGGTGTGGCGGCGGGGGGCTGCCGAGGCGGCGGCCGTGGCGGAGGCGGCCCCGCTGCCCTAG
- a CDS encoding NAD(P)H-hydrate dehydratase — protein MSAREVVSLTPAFLREWPLPSPQGDKSSRGTVLVIGGSRSTPGAVILAGTAAMRAGAGKLQIATSESTAPALGVAVPEAMVIGLPETPMGNVAAEPPQQLLDLVSSADVVVVGPGLFDGDETDQLLAAVLGALGDDSAAVVDACALASVARRPEVLEGCADRVVLTPNQSEGAGLLDRELSDDLDAEAAEIAQKYGCVVSLFGHIAGPVGGAWRDETAGSGLGTSGSGDVAAGMVGGLLARGAEPSQAACWGINVHAAAGQRLAVERGRTSYLAREIVDGIAPALAALEV, from the coding sequence GTGAGCGCCCGCGAGGTGGTGTCGCTGACCCCCGCATTCCTGCGCGAGTGGCCTCTGCCGAGCCCGCAGGGCGACAAGAGCTCACGCGGCACCGTCCTGGTCATCGGCGGCTCGCGCTCGACGCCCGGCGCCGTGATCCTGGCGGGGACCGCGGCCATGCGGGCGGGAGCGGGCAAGCTGCAGATCGCCACGAGCGAGAGCACGGCGCCGGCCCTGGGTGTCGCCGTCCCCGAGGCGATGGTGATCGGCCTGCCGGAGACCCCGATGGGCAATGTGGCCGCCGAGCCCCCGCAGCAGCTGCTCGACCTGGTGTCGTCGGCCGATGTCGTGGTCGTCGGCCCCGGCCTGTTCGACGGTGACGAGACGGACCAGCTGCTGGCCGCGGTCCTCGGCGCGCTCGGCGACGACTCCGCAGCTGTGGTCGATGCGTGCGCGCTGGCCTCGGTCGCGAGACGTCCGGAGGTGCTCGAGGGATGCGCCGACCGGGTGGTGCTGACACCCAACCAGAGCGAGGGCGCCGGGCTGCTCGACCGGGAGCTGTCCGACGACCTCGACGCGGAGGCGGCGGAGATCGCCCAGAAGTACGGCTGCGTGGTCTCCCTGTTCGGCCACATCGCCGGTCCGGTCGGCGGCGCGTGGCGCGACGAGACCGCGGGCAGCGGCCTCGGCACCTCCGGCAGCGGGGACGTCGCCGCAGGCATGGTCGGCGGGCTGCTGGCGCGCGGCGCCGAACCGTCCCAGGCCGCCTGCTGGGGGATCAACGTCCACGCCGCGGCCGGGCAGCGGCTGGCGGTCGAACGGGGGCGGACGAGCTATCTGGCCCGTGAGATCGTCGACGGCATCGCGCCGGCACTGGCGGCCCTGGAGGTCTGA
- a CDS encoding ABC transporter substrate-binding protein yields MSITKLTAGLAAASLGLALSACGGDPTSDDSKKSASDTITVGSAAFPENEIIAEIYAQALEAQGVKVKKKLNIGAREVYIPALEKGEIDLIPEYTGNLLAYFDKDATATSPEQVDDALEDVLPDTLEVLDPAPAEDKDSLNVTPEYAAKNNLKTIGDLKNVGSFKLGANPEFKERKYGIPGLKSVYGITDVQFVPISDGGGPKTLKSLLDDDIQVADIYSTTPSILAEKLVTLEDPKNLIAAQNVIPLINDKKSSDKVEDILDKVSAALTTEDLLDLNSKNQGDDKTAPDVLAKQWLTDKGLI; encoded by the coding sequence ATGTCCATCACCAAGCTCACCGCGGGACTCGCGGCCGCCTCGCTCGGCCTCGCGCTGTCCGCCTGCGGCGGCGATCCCACGTCCGATGACTCCAAGAAGTCCGCCAGTGACACCATCACGGTCGGTTCGGCCGCCTTCCCCGAGAACGAGATCATCGCCGAGATCTACGCCCAGGCGCTCGAGGCCCAGGGCGTCAAGGTCAAGAAGAAGCTCAACATCGGTGCCCGCGAGGTCTACATCCCCGCGCTGGAGAAGGGCGAGATCGACCTGATCCCCGAGTACACCGGCAACCTGCTGGCCTACTTCGACAAGGACGCGACCGCGACCTCGCCCGAGCAGGTCGACGACGCCCTCGAGGACGTCCTGCCCGACACGTTGGAGGTGCTGGACCCGGCCCCGGCCGAGGACAAGGACTCGCTCAACGTCACCCCCGAGTACGCCGCCAAGAACAACCTCAAGACCATCGGCGACCTCAAGAACGTCGGCAGCTTCAAGCTGGGCGCGAACCCCGAGTTCAAGGAGCGCAAGTACGGCATCCCCGGCCTGAAGTCGGTCTACGGGATCACCGACGTCCAGTTCGTCCCGATCAGCGACGGCGGTGGGCCCAAGACGCTCAAGTCGCTGCTCGACGACGACATCCAGGTCGCGGACATCTACTCCACGACCCCGTCGATCCTGGCGGAGAAGCTGGTGACGCTGGAGGACCCGAAGAACCTCATCGCCGCCCAGAACGTCATCCCGCTGATCAACGACAAGAAGTCCAGCGACAAGGTCGAGGACATCCTGGACAAGGTGTCCGCGGCCCTGACGACCGAGGACCTGCTCGACCTCAACAGCAAGAACCAGGGCGATGACAAGACCGCCCCGGACGTGCTGGCCAAGCAGTGGCTGACCGACAAGGGCCTCATCTAG
- a CDS encoding zinc-dependent alcohol dehydrogenase: MKAMVYRGPYKVRVEEKDVPAIEHPNDAIIRVTLAAICGSDLHLYHGMMPDTRVGHTFGHEFIGVVEQVGSSVQNLKPGDRVMVPFNVYCGSCYFCARGLYSNCHNVNPNATAVGGIYGYSHTCGGYDGGQAEFVRVPFADVGPSLIPDWMDDEDALLCTDALATGYFGAQLGDIVEGDTVVVFGAGPVGLFAAKSAWFMGAGRVIVIDHLEYRLEKAREFAHAETFNFAEHKDIVVEMKKATGYLGADVVIDAVGAEADGNFIQHVTSAKLKLQGGSPVALNWAIDSVRKGGTVSVMGAYGPMFSAVKFGDALNKGLTLNMNQCPAKRQWPRLFEHIKNGHLKPNDIVTHRIPLEHIAEGYHIFSAKLDNVIKPLIVPSAG, from the coding sequence ATGAAGGCCATGGTCTATCGCGGTCCGTACAAGGTGCGGGTCGAGGAGAAGGACGTCCCGGCGATCGAGCACCCCAATGACGCCATCATCCGGGTCACTCTCGCTGCGATCTGCGGCTCCGATCTGCACCTGTACCACGGGATGATGCCCGACACCCGGGTCGGCCACACCTTCGGCCACGAGTTCATCGGGGTCGTCGAGCAGGTCGGCTCCTCGGTGCAGAACCTGAAGCCCGGCGACCGTGTCATGGTGCCGTTCAACGTCTACTGCGGGTCTTGCTACTTCTGTGCCCGCGGCCTGTACTCGAACTGCCACAACGTCAACCCGAATGCGACGGCGGTCGGCGGCATCTACGGCTACTCGCACACCTGCGGCGGGTACGACGGCGGCCAGGCCGAGTTCGTCCGGGTGCCGTTCGCCGACGTCGGTCCCTCGCTGATCCCGGACTGGATGGACGACGAGGACGCGCTGCTGTGCACCGACGCACTCGCCACCGGCTACTTCGGCGCCCAGCTGGGCGACATCGTCGAGGGCGACACCGTGGTGGTGTTCGGCGCCGGTCCGGTCGGGCTGTTCGCCGCCAAGTCGGCGTGGTTCATGGGCGCCGGTCGGGTCATCGTGATCGACCACCTCGAGTACCGGCTGGAGAAGGCCCGCGAGTTCGCCCACGCGGAGACCTTCAACTTCGCCGAGCACAAGGACATCGTCGTGGAGATGAAGAAGGCCACCGGTTACCTGGGCGCCGACGTGGTGATCGATGCGGTGGGCGCCGAGGCGGACGGCAACTTCATCCAGCACGTCACCTCGGCCAAGCTCAAGCTGCAGGGCGGCTCGCCGGTCGCGCTGAACTGGGCGATCGACTCCGTCCGCAAGGGCGGCACCGTCTCGGTGATGGGCGCCTACGGCCCGATGTTCAGCGCGGTCAAGTTCGGTGACGCGCTCAACAAGGGCCTGACGCTCAACATGAACCAGTGTCCCGCCAAGCGGCAGTGGCCGCGGCTGTTCGAGCACATCAAGAACGGCCACCTCAAGCCCAACGACATCGTGACCCACCGCATCCCGCTGGAGCACATCGCCGAGGGGTATCACATCTTCTCGGCCAAGCTCGACAACGTCATCAAGCCGCTCATCGTCCCGAGCGCCGGCTGA
- a CDS encoding ABC transporter permease gives MSVVSDTIDWLADSAHWSGDDGVPHRLVQHLGYTCLTVAIAAAIAIPIGLWIGHTGRLRGLAVVSSGALRALPTLGVLTYASLFTGIGIKAAIFTLVLLAIPPLLAGAYSGLESVDRRTIDAARAMGMTELQILTKAEIPLGLPIIIGGLRSATLQVVATATVAAYIPGPGGLGRYLIDGLATNDYPQVVAGSIVVIALALALDGIFVLLQRLALRNRPVTVRTAA, from the coding sequence ATGAGTGTCGTCTCAGACACGATCGACTGGTTGGCCGACTCGGCGCACTGGTCGGGTGACGACGGAGTGCCGCACCGCCTCGTGCAGCACCTGGGCTACACCTGCCTGACCGTCGCGATCGCCGCAGCCATCGCGATCCCCATCGGCCTGTGGATCGGGCACACCGGGCGGCTGCGCGGCCTGGCCGTGGTGAGCTCGGGAGCGTTGCGGGCGTTGCCGACGCTCGGCGTGCTGACCTACGCCTCGCTGTTCACCGGCATCGGCATCAAGGCGGCGATCTTCACCCTCGTGCTGCTGGCCATCCCGCCGCTGCTGGCCGGCGCGTACTCGGGGCTGGAGTCGGTCGACCGCCGGACGATCGACGCGGCCCGGGCGATGGGCATGACCGAGCTGCAGATCCTCACCAAGGCCGAGATCCCCCTGGGGCTGCCGATCATCATCGGTGGCCTGCGGTCCGCGACCCTGCAGGTCGTCGCGACGGCGACCGTCGCCGCCTACATCCCCGGTCCGGGCGGCCTGGGCCGCTATCTCATCGACGGTCTCGCGACGAACGACTATCCCCAGGTCGTGGCCGGATCGATCGTGGTGATCGCCCTCGCCCTCGCCCTCGACGGAATCTTCGTCCTGCTCCAGCGGTTGGCACTTCGCAACCGTCCCGTCACGGTCCGTACCGCAGCCTGA